In Myxococcus stipitatus, the following are encoded in one genomic region:
- a CDS encoding DUF6210 family protein has protein sequence MASFNVFLDPAGTHPFGLAVIVLGPTGVTYENQCGGFLTETRSAEGFLVLVPPIDFDPEASEAFDVEGALLTFFHREFRGNLPAPEEWSQTQLADLANIVSRIPFWVTPSGVVPAALMHVALDRDRLAELTEAWVPVTTPYGPGILVFANCD, from the coding sequence ATGGCCTCCTTCAACGTCTTTCTCGATCCCGCAGGGACCCACCCTTTCGGTCTCGCCGTCATCGTCCTCGGGCCGACGGGCGTTACCTACGAGAACCAATGCGGGGGCTTCCTCACCGAAACGCGCTCGGCGGAGGGGTTCCTCGTGCTGGTCCCTCCCATCGACTTCGACCCGGAAGCGAGCGAGGCGTTCGACGTCGAAGGAGCGCTGCTCACCTTCTTCCACCGGGAGTTCCGAGGAAACCTCCCGGCTCCCGAGGAATGGAGCCAGACTCAGTTGGCGGACCTCGCCAACATCGTCAGCCGTATCCCCTTCTGGGTGACTCCCTCCGGTGTTGTTCCGGCGGCCTTGATGCACGTCGCCCTGGACAGGGACCGCCTCGCCGAACTCACCGAAGCGTGGGTCCCAGTCACAACCCCTTATGGCCCCGGCATCCTCGTATTCGCGAACTGCGACTGA
- the bet gene encoding phage recombination protein Bet, producing the protein MSPKLEDAGSALGGWSRERMELIRRTICPRGISEDEFALFIEQCKRSGLDPLLKEAFCVARRQNVGNRERPNWVTKYEFQPSEAGMLARAERFPDFKGIQASAVFAEDDIVVDQGRGEVVHRFNPAKRKGALVGAWSRVVRDGKLPVVVWLDFSGYVQQTPLWAKIPTTMIEKCARVAALRKAYPEAFGGLYVREEMPAEDFEPAHAEPAPVGGAYEVLGARPGPVKASFPALPTVAVPEKVSRLDVDVPLAPLPSKEAEPAPQLKASAVLVAFGPYKGKTASELSDEELSESIELANEKLMEQPRARWAKAMRENLTALEAETELRCRVPSAADKGGNGASHEA; encoded by the coding sequence ATGTCCCCCAAGTTGGAAGACGCGGGCTCGGCGCTTGGAGGATGGAGCCGTGAGCGGATGGAGCTGATTCGGCGGACCATCTGCCCGCGAGGCATCAGCGAGGACGAGTTCGCGCTCTTCATCGAGCAGTGCAAGCGCAGTGGGTTGGACCCCCTGCTCAAGGAGGCGTTCTGCGTGGCCCGGCGGCAGAACGTGGGCAACCGGGAGCGTCCCAACTGGGTGACGAAGTACGAGTTCCAACCTTCCGAGGCCGGGATGTTGGCCCGAGCGGAGCGGTTTCCGGACTTCAAGGGCATCCAGGCCAGCGCGGTGTTCGCGGAGGACGACATCGTGGTGGACCAGGGGCGAGGCGAGGTGGTGCATCGCTTCAACCCGGCCAAGCGCAAGGGTGCGCTGGTGGGGGCCTGGTCCCGGGTGGTGCGGGACGGGAAGCTGCCGGTGGTGGTGTGGCTGGACTTCAGTGGCTACGTCCAGCAGACGCCGCTGTGGGCGAAGATTCCCACCACGATGATTGAGAAGTGCGCGCGGGTGGCGGCCCTGCGCAAGGCGTACCCCGAGGCGTTCGGTGGGCTGTACGTCCGTGAAGAGATGCCCGCGGAGGACTTCGAGCCGGCGCATGCGGAGCCCGCGCCGGTGGGAGGCGCCTATGAGGTGCTGGGCGCGAGGCCCGGGCCGGTGAAGGCGTCGTTCCCGGCGCTGCCGACTGTGGCCGTTCCAGAGAAGGTCTCGCGGTTGGATGTGGATGTGCCGCTTGCGCCCCTGCCCTCGAAGGAGGCGGAGCCCGCGCCGCAGCTCAAGGCGAGCGCGGTGCTGGTGGCGTTCGGGCCGTACAAGGGGAAGACGGCGTCGGAGCTCTCGGATGAGGAGTTGAGCGAGAGCATCGAGTTGGCGAACGAGAAGCTGATGGAGCAACCCCGGGCGCGCTGGGCGAAGGCGATGCGGGAGAACCTGACGGCGCTGGAGGCGGAGACGGAGCTGCGTTGCCGCGTCCCCTCGGCGGCGGACAAGGGCGGCAACGGCGCGTCCCACGAGGCGTGA